A window from Gasterosteus aculeatus chromosome 14, fGasAcu3.hap1.1, whole genome shotgun sequence encodes these proteins:
- the LOC120832017 gene encoding neuropeptide FF receptor 2: MTQNLNATWEGLSPSNSSRAPEPPPTHRNVTYVAFYLHEPAVAAVFTVSYLLIFLVCMVGNGVVCFIVLRSRNMRTVTNLFILNLAISDLLVGIFCMPTTLVDNIITGWPFGSLVCKVSGTVQGISVSASVFTLVAIAVDRFRCIVYPFKQKLTIATSKLIIVVIWVLAGCIMCPSGVMLQVTREQRVRIVTGSDTRPFYWCRENWPNQEMRKIYTTVLFANIYLAPLSLIVVMYARIGITLCKTTIPQARGTGSVSDEGGGTNRPGVEGRHTISKRKNRVIMMLLIVALLFILSWLPLWTLMMLSDYGSLTEHQHRVINIYVYPLAHWLAFFNSSVNPIIYGFFNENFRRGFQAAFKFQLCSEGIRLQRPCSNRIRGNAVVPLQPAAFSRRSSGVGSVGNGNGSRQEGGSLSAKSHVKEPDLIVEDLEKVSQI; this comes from the exons ATGACCCAGAACCTCAACGCCACCTGGGAGGGCTTGAGCCCTTCCAACTCCTCGCGGGCGCCGGaaccccccccgacccaccGCAACGTCACCTACGTGGCTTTCTACCTCCACGAGCCCGCGGTGGCTGCGGTCTTCACCGTCTCCTACCTGCTCATCTTCCTGGTGTGCATGGTGGGCAACGGCGTGGTGTGTTTCATCGTGCTGCGCAGCAGGAACATGCGCACCGTCACCAACCTGTTCATCCTCAACCTGGCCATCAGCGACCTGCTGGTCGGCATCTTCTGCATGCCCACCACTCTGGTGGACAACATCATCACAG GGTGGCCTTTCGGGAGCTTGGTGTGTAAGGTGAGCGGCACGGTTCAAGGGATTTCCGTCTCTGCGTCCGTGTTCACTCTGGTGGCGATAGCCGTCGACAG GTTCCGCTGCATCGTCTACCCGTTCAAGCAGAAGCTGACCATCGCCACCTCCAAGCTGATCATCGTCGTCATATGGGTCCTCGCCGGGTGCATCATGTGTCCCTCTGGCGTCATGCTGCAGGTCACGAGGGAGCAGAGGGTGCGAATAGTGACCGGCAGCGACACCCGCCCGTTCTACTGGTGCCGGGAGAACTGGCCCAATCAGGAGATGCGTAAAATCTACACCACCGTCCTCTTTGCCAACATCTACCTCGCTCCTCTCAGCCTCATCGTCGTCATGTACGCCCGGATCGGCATCACCCTCTGCAAGACCACGATCCCTCAGGCGAGGGGCACCGGGAGCGTGTCCGATGAGGGCGGGGGCACCAACAGACCCGGCGTGGAGGGTCGCCACACTATATCCAAGCGGAAGAATCGGGTGATAATGATGCTGCTGATCGTGGCTCTGCTCTTCATCTTGTCCTGGCTTCCTCTGTGGACGCTGATGATGCTGAGCGACTACGGCAGCCTGACGGAGCACCAGCACCGCGTCATCAACATCTACGTGTACCCCTTGGCTCACTGGCTGGCCTTCTTCAACAGCAGCGTCAACCCCATCATCTACGGGTTCTTCAACGAGAACTTTCGCCGAGGCTTTCAGGCCGCTTTCAAATTCCAGCTGTGCTCCGAGGGCATCAGGCTCCAGAGGCCCTGCTCCAATCGGATCCGAGGGAACGCCGTGGTGCCGCTGCAGCCGGCCGCCTTCAGTAGACGGAGCTCAGGAGTCGGGTCGGTGGGGAACGGGAACGGCTCGCGTCAGGAAGGAGGGAGCCTGTCCGCTAAAAGTCATGTCAAAGAGCCGGATCTGATCGTAGAGGACCTGGAGAAGGTGTCCCAGATTTAG